Below is a genomic region from Populus trichocarpa isolate Nisqually-1 chromosome 15, P.trichocarpa_v4.1, whole genome shotgun sequence.
GGCATGCTTTGACTCATGATCCTTGAAAAATTGTCATATTGTTTCACTTATTGCTCTGATGTGAGGTCAGgtgttagaaattaaaaaaatttcttgtttcAAGACTTGATaagacatcttgttcttttgttCAGGCCACTAGTGCACTTGATGCAGTTAGTGAACGTCTTGTCCAGGATGCTCTGGACCAACTAATGAAGGGCAGAACAACATTGGTGATTGCTCATAGGTTAAGCACAGTTCAGAATGCTAATCAGATTGCGCTTTGTTCTGGTGGGAGGATTGCAGAACTAGGGACCCACTCTGAGTTGCTAGATAAGAAGGGTCAATATGCTTCATTAGTTGGCACTCAAAGACTGGCATTTGAGTGACTGAAACTGCTAGACATAGATATTACCAATGGTTGAATAGAAAACCCCAGACAAACAATCATGTAAGTTTCTCGTGGAATTTCATCCAGCAGCAACAGTCTTGGAATTTTAAGTTTCTTCATTTTCTACTGAGGCACTAATAATTCCATTTTCAGAGAAACTGGTAGCAGGAAGTGGCTAAAGGAGATTTTCTGCCTTGAAAGTTGAAAACGAGCAAAAGCTTCTATTGATTCCGAGTCTCTTTTATTATTCCTCCATATGTATACATCATATGTCACTAATTGGTTGTAAAGAACTAAAATTCGTAAAGACATACCATAGTTTTCACAGCTATAAATGATAGCAATCATCACAGCAGCAGTTCTTATCATGAGTCGATACTTCCTAGcccattatttgttttagtttagtttgtgcTTCTGtttgcattaattaatttatttgtgcaTTTGGAATGCCAGGGATCCCATGATATTGCCCTCATGTCCATGCACAGATCTGTTATGCTAGTAATGGAACATACAGGAGAGCCTCTGGTTGATAGTGTTCTATATTTTTCTGTATAAAGAGATGAGCAGCTCATGTTACAGCATGGAGGACTGAGTTCCTGACACCATCAAGGAGaggtagaaaaggaaaaaacagcaCTGAGTTTGGCAAGGCATTCTGTGGGAAGACCAAGGAAGGTGTTCATGAACAGTTGCCACTCCAACCAGTCTGCATTTCCCTTCTCTTTCCAATCCTTCACCTTATCGTTCGTGTTGATTCCTCCCTCTGATGCTAGGACTGTCTGCCTTTACAAGCAGTGGAGGAGCTCTATAGATGGTCAAATTTTAAACTTGGTTAAAATTCTCATGATAATCATACATTATAGAAAATACTTgtttataataaaaaccaaataaaggGACCACAgtaaattcttgaaagaaatcTAGGGACCAAGATGTATATGAGAAACATAATTTCATGACGCCACGTGGGACACAAACTGACAAAATAGTGAAAAATATGACATAcatggatgatatatatatatatatatatatatatatatatatatatatatatatatatatatagtaaaagggacttttaaacacaaaaatacagAGAAGCAATGTCACGTAAACACCGGGTCAAGAAGAAAGTGTATTGTGGTTGCCAAAAATTTTCAGTTTTCATGTGGTAATCAAAATATTAGGGTAAACTTCATTTTTGCTTCATCAACTCTTTCTACCTCTGAAGTTTAAAATTTCCCAATGTTACCCCTAACCtactttttgaatttgattctcaatttttttaggcttttaattgtttttttttttaaaaaaaatgttatagcATAAATGGGGATGTTTGAGATGGAAAATTgggattaaaacaaataaaataaaaatatttaaaaagtcagcttttgttaagaaaaatattagtagTAAAGGGAAAAATCTAAACATTTTAAGAAATGTACCAATCCACATTTTCCAAAATTTGCAAGGTGGCGGGTGACCATTGGGATTTTGGCACTTAGCTAGTAGTTGAACTTGAACACTGAAGTCATGATTGGAAGCTTTGTGGTTATCAACTCTTGAAAGGTCAATTTCCTACCTTCTTTGTCCCTTGCCAAAGTACCCTCTCCTTGTCTACTAAGCTCCTACATAAATTGGGACCTGAAGAGTGAAGATCTTGAGGGCAGAGAGCAGACATCAagcttgaaattttgtttttgtctcttAAAATGGGGGGTTGCAGAACATGGATATATGATTGTGCTTTTGTGCTGAATGACCTGCTTCTTTACCCCATTGGACATGTAATAATGTCCTCTCCTTTATTTCCCAGGACAGGTGGCATCAAGAGACCTTTGTTGCCTGCCCTCCACTTTGGAAGTGGTCCATGTCAGGCTAGTGGAGAGTTGCAATGTTTTGTTGTCACCATGGCAGAGCAAAAGTAAAAGGATACTTTAAACTTTGACAATTATAGAATAAAGACTTTAGTGTGGTTATGTCCACTGTTGAACCTCAACTAGCCGTTTTCACAAAATTTGGAGTAAGAACAAAACTGGGAATCTGGCCACCGTTCTACAAAATGTGGATGTATGGTGTTTCTAGTTAATTCATTTTGATTGATCTGATCACACAGGAATTCATTGTACAAGGAGAATTGAAGTTGATCAGAGATAATGAAGAACAAAATCAGAAGCTGAGTAATAGGAGACCAGTACGTTTATAGAGCTGCTGCAGTCAGTATCATGATCTTGTTATTATAATAAGATTTCCTGATGCTTATATTCAAAAGAGACACTCggaaaatataatatgaaaccTGGAGAACTTCATCCTGTGAAAATCCAGCTTTTATACACATGGCAAAAGCCAATCACTCAGAGCATGTTACCCTTGCTTTTTAGTAGCGAACAGATTCAAGATTAGCTCATCAGAAGGACATCTGCTTTTTCATAGTTTACAGATTCAAGATTCGCTCATCAGAAAGACATTTGCTTTTTAGTAGTGAACAGATTCACAATTAGCTCATCAGAAGGACATCACTCATCACTCTTTTGAAAGCTAGCCTGAAACAGGCTTAGGCACACAGGGACTCTCGGCAACAAAAATATGATACAAAACTATTACACACACATTAGCTATTTTGACTATCATGTGAGCACAGCACTTTCTGCACCTAAAATCCCATTCATCTCGTTGAGTCTGGCTGTCAGCTGATTCTCTCTCTCAACAGACAAGAGAAGACCTTAGAGATGGTGCTGTTGGAAGGTGAGTGCAGGATGCCCAGCGGATGACTGATTCAGTCACCATGAGATCAAGTTGCTCATGCTCACCGAGACCAATAGTGCGGTTCCTCTTACTGTGTATGCCCAACACCCTGGACCCTATTGCTGCTCCTGCTCTCTTAACTTCAACTGGCTTGTTTTCCATTTCTCTGGCTTCACGTCCACAGCATAGAGAAGACTCCGGCAACAGAACCATCTTATCCAAGCTTCCCTCTGACAGTTGATGACCTCCACAAACTGAATCTATCCTAGAAATGTTGCTTGAGAATTCTAATGTAGAACTCCCTTGCTCAATTACAGGACCAGGGCTGGAGAATGCAAAGCTCGGCATTGAGGATACAGGGGATATGAATTCCAAGGCATTTGAATCATCACTGCTGCGAAAAGAGAATCCACCAGATACAAAGCTAGGTGTTGATGGCTCCCCTAGGAAAGAAGAGAATGATGATCTGCAAGTGAAAGTAGGAGACTGAACATCATTAATGATAGGTGATCCAGTGCCAAAGCTGACGTCTTGATCCCTGGCCATTAATATGGAGAGTGAGCTGCCGCCTAAATCCCATTCTTCACAAATTTGCTTTTCACGTTGACTAGATTCTTCAGGATATGGTCCATCATGCTTCATCCAGGAATTATCtacagaaaagaaaatccaagacTAAATATTTGGAGAAAGCatggcatgaaaaaaaaaaaaaaaggagagcagTCTTTTGTAGCAGGCAAGAACAGGTAAAATCATGCTGATCAGCTAATGAGAAAGAGAAAGGGGACGTTTCTTGATTTTTAGGCCCTACCAACGCCAGTCAGTTGCACAACTTATATTTGTAATTCATATGAAGCCAGATAAGGCAAAACACAACCAcattgatgtgttgatattgtgattttctaaaacaaaaaaaaaaaagagtgaaatgaCATAGCTCATCAACAGCAAAAATTATCCACCTGAGGAAAAACCAAGAAAGGACATAAATGTTACAATTGATGGGACCAACTAACAAAAGAAATATAGAAACTCACTCAGTTGTAAATGACCTGTCAGTTTAAAAGAATTAGGGAATGGAGCCCCGCCTCACCTTTTGGGATCTCAGCCAGATTTCTTGTCTTGTCAACAAGTTTTGTATACATAATCATGTAGTATGTGCATTGAGTTAGAGTTTAGATGCTTCTAGCAGGAAGTGATTAGTTTTCAAGAAATTCATGTAGTGCtagaaaagaccaaaaaaattataaccatcCATAGTCCCAATGCCTACTAAGATCATAGAACAGGTTGATTGGATGAAACTATCAAAGAAGCTGAAGAACGCATATCCAgcaagtaaaatataaattgaaccCACCTAAAACCTGCTGAGAAGTAAACCTTTGCGAGGGATCTGTGCAAAGCATACCCCTGACTAACTCCTTCGCAGATTCAGTTATGTGATCCCAAGGATCAGAAGGAAACCGCAGATCAGCTGCCCTCACAGCATCAAATATCCTTGACTTGGTCTTACCCCAAAATGGTGGCATCCCACTAAGAAGAATATAGAGAATCACCCCTGCACTCCAAACATCAGCAGCCTGGTTATAGCCTCCTGCCAATACCTCTGGAGCTATATAAAATGGGCTTCCAACAGTCCCATGCAAACTCTGACCTGTTTGGGCAGATTCCAAATATTTAATCTGTTAAACAACTCAAGCTTTGCAGGAGACAATGCtcaatataacaaattaaatgaagagcaaaagaaaaaagaagaagaaagaaactatACCCGGCTTGACATAGGTTGCAAGACCAAAATCTGCCAATTTAATTGGTGATGATGAGGATTTTGTAGCTAAGAGGATATTCTCCGGCTTCAAATCTCTGTGAACCACTCCATTTTCATGACAATAAAGGACCACTTGCATAAGATGCCTGAAGAGAACCCTAGCCTCAGCCTCGGAGAAGCGTCCATGCTTTTCTAACTGGTGAAAAAGCTCCCCTCCAGCACAAAGTTCCATTACCAGGTGAACATAATCCTCATCCTCATAAACTGCCTTGAGATCCACAACATTAGCATGCCCAGATAACCTGGTCATTATTTCAATCTCAAGCTTGACACTCCTTGCATCATCTAATGTCACCAGTCTATCCTTGGAAATCGATTTGCAAGCCAGAACCTCTCTGGACAACTTATCAGTACACACTCTAATAACACCAAACTGTCCCCAACCTAATTGCTCTCCAAGAACATACCTATCTTTCAAATTAGAGATCTGGTGCGTGTCCAGAATGGTTTCAGTCAAGCTTGAAACTCTATAGCAGTTGCAGGGTTGCTTCAAGGATTCACGGCTGCTGTTGCTCTTGGCAACAGCCATACCAAGTTCTATCTCCCCGACCAGCGCCCAAAATACCAATCAGAATACCAGCACACAATTCAATGAACTACCGGATTTTGTTTCAGTATCTCAAAACACCACCAAACCTCTTATTGATGCTTAAgtaaaaaaactttgatgttTTTCCTCTCAAATTACAAAACCCGCAATAGAGGCCAAAATCCTAGCAGAACCCTTCTTATGACTAGTTCTTAGAAGGAGATAGTGACCCTTACCGTTGATAATGGGATGCTATGTATTTGGAATTTGCGTAACTAGAAGTCTAGAGCATAAACCACCTTAATAAAGGCAAAACCTTGACGTCTCAGCCAGTAACTTCTTCCGATCTCACCTTGATCAGCTAGATCtgaacaaacataaaaaataaaaaaaattcagacccAAGGTGTCAACTTTTCTATAATTCACTAAAAAACACAGCATTAAAAGAAAACCCACTTGAGCAAACTCTCTCATTTATCACACatttcattcattaaaaaaagttcCAAACTTTAGCTCAGCATACTAAAACCCTAGAATAACCCATCAGCtaagccccccctccccccccaaaaaaaaaaaaaaaaacataaacaagatcaaaatttaaaaccaagcCATTATTTTTTACCTCAAAACAAGACAACCCAGAATTAGATCCTAAAAAGATCCCATCAACAACACCATTTACTCGTGTTAAAACAAAATAGGTACAtaaaagagagggagggagataGAGGAGAtgagtagagagagagaaattgagACCGTTGGAGCAGGGGATTTTTGAGCTCTTCAAGACAAGAGAgagcccctctctctctctctctctgccgtGTGACTGTCTGTCTTGTTCCCTTTGTGGGGGCTCTCTTAAGTTTTTGTgcctctcttttatttatttattttgaagttgaaagttgaaagatTTGCTTTCCTCCCTCCTATGGTTTCCTCGGACTTCAAGACAGACTTTATCTTAGTTCAATTAATAAGTACAGCTAGCTGCCTAGCCATTATATTGTCCAACGACGGATCGTCTGGATCATATACTGCTATCTATTATAGAGACATTATCTACAGTACACATAATAATCAAACATAGCCGACTCATAACCCAGTCTAAAACTTGAATGACGAGTTGAATGGGTTAATAGGTCAATTtaagaaaagtatttttgaaaaataaaagcttgCTTTTGTATAACAAAGAAATGACAAGTCTTTGTCCAGATCCCTCTGTTCTGaataacaaagaagaaaaattgtgtttttaaattccATTGCTTATTTTAAATTCCCTCTGTTGTAATAAATTTATTCGATGTTAACTttcaatacatataaaaattattatcatattaaattgataactCGCGTTagttttttcaacttaaaaaaaaaaatgttaagacaATGCTAGTGTTTTTAAACAGGCATGAAAAATCCGAGACTTAAATCATTAATTCGACTTGACTCGATAAATACGGTTAATCTAACAAATATGATTAATAAAAGACACGACAATAAATAAACTGAACTAAAAGAAATATGCAacgatcaattaaaaaatcaatgattgtcagtattatagaaatatattctctcggtattcgataacaaaaaatcaaaactcagtccttaacaaatcaaatgtcgaatgatgagattaaaaaaatataaataaaaacaacaaattactCGAGTCCACCCTAGTCGTCCTGCCAAATACATGATCTTGTtgtgagatcgagataactccGTAGAAAGCAAAGTGATTAAAACAATAAAGCTCAAATCTCaaacaatccaatattgaaagacgaaactagaaaaaacatttaatgtagaaaaaaaaacttcagtcaactcaggttaatccGCTAAACtcatgatctaaaaaataagatcatgataattatttaaaaaggaatgtgaaaaaaaattcatgatctaaaaaataagatcatgataattatttaaaaaggaatgtgaaaaaaaattatgaagcccaaCCCTTAACTAATCTTATGATGGATaatgaaatttagaaaaaaaaaatcaattttcaaaaagtacatagaaaaaaaatgaagtcaaTTGTAGTTAATTTTCAAATCCCGTGATCCGGGTCATAAGGCTAGGACTAATTTCACagaaaacaaacctaaaaaaatcacaaagagaAATCCTTGATCAATCAAATACCAGATGATGAGattggaaaaagaaatcaatcagAGAAGGattaaatgcaaaataaatcgcaatcaaaataataaaaaccaaacttgaaataaaaaatattgatggataaaatcaaaaaaacaattaatcaagaaaaggataaaaagtaaataaataaaaatcaagataataatgatcaaatctaatatgaaaataaaacgaaacaaagtgctagaaaataaaattgaaaaaaaaattaataacaagatatttaaaacaaaacaaatagcattcaaaagaatgaggactaaatttaataCAATAAACAAATGAAGATCACTTTTATATTCCGGCAAGTCCATGTGATTTTCGAGGAggggatagaaaaaaaaacctggagCCCAACGGTGGTGCCTCCACCAGCATGTGTTAGGTTGCCATGAAGATTGAGGCGCAATACTTCAAAAGTTGTCATGGAAGCCGTTCTGTTTTTGAAAACCGCTACACGAGCTATTTAAATAGCACGAACGCCACTCATGTATTGGCAAGCGTGCTATTCGCGCCGGCCTATTTTCCCGGCCCATTTACCCTAATCCCCATACTTGTAtcagttttaattttagttcttcaacactttattattttaaatgaactgaaattttattttactttgcaAAACTAACTATCAATTGAacaccaacaacttttttttatagtgcaAAATCTCAGCATCAagagaactaaaataaaatactaagtTAAATTTtagggatcaaattaaaaaaaaaacttaagagaccaaaataaaaaaggaaaatgaactTTCCCATCGATTTTGCAAATCATTCCCTAAACTTGGCATAAAAAGAGGTTGAACCTTTACTTGATCTTTAAATTCAGTTCATGAAGCTCTAATTactctaaattaaataaattaaattttattttataaaatcaagaattaacCGATGAACATAATATTTTCTCAAGACCCCCTACACGCACACATGCAAAATAAATCAACAGTACCATttgcaaatcaaaacaacgcAAGGAACCAAGtaaaaaagacattaaataactatctaggtggtggccagTAGTAAGAGCTTAGGACCAAGaagtttgctccctctgtggtctcaggttcgagtcctgtggttgctcatatgatgatggccactggaggtttacatggtcattaacttcagggctcgtgggattagtcgaggtgcgcataagctggcccggacaccaaCGTTAATCGAAGCAAAAAAatcctgggaaaaaaaaaacactctcgTTGTCTATGTCAGGACTACAGTGTTTTTCAcgtgaatttcaatttttttttttgtaaattttaattttaataatgatataaagaatatatttttaaaatcgctcggataaaaaaatcaattaatatagGAAGATATATTTTACA
It encodes:
- the LOC7454472 gene encoding calcium-dependent protein kinase 26; the encoded protein is MAVAKSNSSRESLKQPCNCYRVSSLTETILDTHQISNLKDRYVLGEQLGWGQFGVIRVCTDKLSREVLACKSISKDRLVTLDDARSVKLEIEIMTRLSGHANVVDLKAVYEDEDYVHLVMELCAGGELFHQLEKHGRFSEAEARVLFRHLMQVVLYCHENGVVHRDLKPENILLATKSSSSPIKLADFGLATYVKPGQSLHGTVGSPFYIAPEVLAGGYNQAADVWSAGVILYILLSGMPPFWGKTKSRIFDAVRAADLRFPSDPWDHITESAKELVRGMLCTDPSQRFTSQQVLDNSWMKHDGPYPEESSQREKQICEEWDLGGSSLSILMARDQDVSFGTGSPIINDVQSPTFTCRSSFSSFLGEPSTPSFVSGGFSFRSSDDSNALEFISPVSSMPSFAFSSPGPVIEQGSSTLEFSSNISRIDSVCGGHQLSEGSLDKMVLLPESSLCCGREAREMENKPVEVKRAGAAIGSRVLGIHSKRNRTIGLGEHEQLDLMVTESVIRWASCTHLPTAPSLRSSLVC